The Actinomycetota bacterium genome has a segment encoding these proteins:
- the atpC gene encoding ATP synthase F1 subunit epsilon: MARTLMCEIITPERIVYTNEVDMVIAPTIDGEIGILPLHAPLVSALRAGEVRVKFGGEQTEWFAVAGGYVQVHEDKVILLADAAVASSQIDIERVRQSMEHAQARMSEVAMDDEALRTEVERELKWCEAQIAVGGRKR, translated from the coding sequence ATGGCACGCACACTCATGTGCGAGATCATCACGCCCGAGCGCATCGTGTACACCAACGAGGTGGACATGGTCATCGCCCCGACCATCGACGGCGAGATCGGCATCCTGCCGCTGCACGCGCCGCTCGTCAGCGCGCTTCGCGCCGGCGAGGTCCGCGTGAAGTTCGGCGGCGAGCAGACCGAGTGGTTCGCGGTGGCGGGCGGCTACGTCCAGGTCCACGAGGACAAGGTCATCCTGCTCGCCGACGCGGCTGTCGCGTCTTCGCAGATCGACATCGAGCGCGTGCGCCAGTCGATGGAGCACGCGCAGGCGCGGATGTCCGAGGTCGCGATGGACGACGAGGCGCTGCGCACCGAGGTCGAGCGCGAGCTCAAGTGGTGCGAGGCGCAGATCGCGGTGGGCGGGCGCAAGCGGTAG
- the atpD gene encoding F0F1 ATP synthase subunit beta, which produces MPMNIGRIVRVVGPVLDVEFAPDAMPAIYNALKLEGTTPAGQIKLVAEVQQHLEGNQVRAVAMSSTDGVQRGMDIVDTGKPMMMPVGPSTLGRIWNVVGEPVDGKPMPEVEDFYPIHREAPEYEDLEPKTEIFETGIKVVDLLEPYIKGGKTGLFGGAGVGKTVIIMELINNLAQQHGGTSVFTGVGERTREGTDLYNEMCESGVINKTCLVYGQMNEPPGARLRVGLAGLTAAEYFRDQGQDVLLFVDNIFRFTQAGSEVSALLGRMPSAVGYQPTLATEMGELQERITSTKTGSITSVQAIYVPADDLTDPAPATAFSHLDATTVLSRGIAELGLYPAVDPLASTSRALSADVVGDEHYRVARAVQQVLQRYKDLQDIIAILGMDELSEEDKLTVSRARKIQQFLSQPFSVAEAFTGMAGKYVKLEDTIRGFDELVSGAHDDVPEQAFRYVGTIEEALEKAEQMAATA; this is translated from the coding sequence ATGCCGATGAACATCGGACGCATCGTGCGGGTCGTGGGCCCGGTCCTGGACGTGGAGTTCGCGCCGGACGCCATGCCCGCCATCTACAACGCCCTCAAGCTCGAGGGCACGACGCCCGCCGGCCAGATCAAGCTGGTCGCCGAGGTGCAGCAGCACCTCGAGGGCAACCAGGTCCGCGCGGTCGCCATGAGCTCCACCGACGGCGTCCAGCGCGGCATGGACATCGTCGACACCGGCAAGCCGATGATGATGCCGGTCGGGCCGTCCACGCTCGGCCGCATCTGGAACGTCGTCGGCGAGCCCGTCGACGGCAAGCCGATGCCCGAGGTGGAGGACTTCTACCCCATCCACCGCGAGGCGCCGGAGTACGAGGACCTCGAGCCCAAGACCGAGATCTTCGAGACCGGCATCAAGGTCGTCGACCTGCTCGAGCCCTACATCAAGGGCGGCAAGACCGGCCTGTTCGGCGGCGCGGGCGTGGGCAAGACCGTCATCATCATGGAGCTCATCAACAACCTCGCCCAGCAGCACGGTGGCACGTCGGTGTTCACCGGCGTGGGCGAGCGCACCCGCGAGGGCACCGACCTGTACAACGAGATGTGCGAGTCGGGCGTCATCAACAAGACCTGCCTGGTCTACGGCCAGATGAACGAGCCGCCCGGCGCGCGCCTGCGCGTCGGCCTGGCGGGCCTCACGGCCGCCGAGTACTTCCGCGACCAGGGCCAGGACGTACTCCTGTTCGTGGACAACATCTTCCGCTTCACCCAGGCAGGTTCCGAGGTCTCGGCGCTGCTCGGCCGCATGCCGTCCGCCGTCGGCTACCAGCCCACGCTGGCCACCGAGATGGGCGAGCTGCAGGAGCGCATCACCTCGACCAAGACCGGCTCGATCACGTCGGTGCAGGCCATCTACGTGCCCGCCGACGACCTGACCGACCCGGCGCCGGCCACGGCGTTCTCGCACCTCGACGCCACCACGGTCCTCTCGCGCGGTATCGCCGAGCTGGGCCTGTACCCGGCTGTCGACCCGCTCGCGTCCACATCGCGCGCGCTGTCGGCCGACGTCGTCGGCGACGAGCACTACCGGGTCGCGCGCGCGGTGCAGCAGGTGCTGCAGCGCTACAAGGACCTGCAGGACATCATCGCCATCCTCGGCATGGACGAGCTGTCCGAGGAGGACAAGCTCACCGTGTCGCGCGCCCGCAAGATCCAGCAGTTCCTCTCGCAGCCGTTCTCGGTGGCCGAGGCGTTCACCGGCATGGCCGGCAAGTACGTCAAGCTCGAGGACACGATCCGCGGCTTCGACGAGCTGGTCTCAGGCGCCCACGACGACGTGCCCGAGCAGGCGTTCCGCTACGTCGGCACCATCGAGGAAGCCCTCGAGAAGGCCGAGCAGATGGCCGCGACGGCCTAG
- the atpG gene encoding ATP synthase F1 subunit gamma, protein MPNLRDIKKRIDSVESTRQITRTMEMVATAKIKKAQERIESARPYALSMMEVLGNVARFAKGAEHPLLQEHDSVKRAVIICVTSDRGLCGAFNANILRMTEAFVREQRAEGVEVDIITVGKKAVGYFRYRGVEPLASYRDISDKPTFMDAKSIAAHLIGAYGAEELDRVVIAFNRFKNVAEQKPELHQLLPIRQAALDEAAEDVEAAHVTAEYLFEPDAESVLQLLLPTYVETLIYRSLMESAASEQGARRTAMKSATDNAGEMITTLSRSYNRARQAAITTEIAEIVGGAAALEDE, encoded by the coding sequence ATGCCGAACCTTCGCGACATCAAGAAGCGGATCGACAGCGTGGAGTCCACGCGCCAGATCACGCGCACCATGGAGATGGTCGCGACCGCCAAGATCAAGAAGGCGCAGGAGCGCATCGAGTCCGCGCGTCCGTACGCGCTGTCGATGATGGAGGTGCTCGGCAACGTCGCCCGGTTCGCCAAAGGCGCCGAGCACCCGCTGCTCCAGGAGCACGACTCCGTGAAGCGCGCCGTCATCATCTGCGTCACGAGCGACCGCGGCCTGTGCGGGGCGTTCAACGCGAACATCCTGCGCATGACCGAGGCGTTCGTGCGCGAGCAGCGCGCCGAAGGCGTCGAGGTCGACATCATCACGGTCGGCAAGAAGGCGGTCGGGTACTTCCGCTACCGCGGCGTCGAGCCGCTCGCGTCGTATCGCGACATCTCCGACAAGCCCACCTTCATGGACGCCAAGAGCATCGCGGCGCACCTGATCGGCGCGTACGGCGCCGAGGAGCTCGACCGGGTGGTCATCGCGTTCAACCGCTTCAAGAACGTGGCCGAGCAGAAGCCGGAGCTGCACCAGCTGCTCCCCATCCGTCAGGCCGCGCTCGACGAGGCGGCCGAGGACGTCGAGGCGGCCCACGTCACGGCCGAGTACCTCTTCGAGCCGGACGCCGAGAGCGTGCTTCAGCTGCTGCTGCCGACCTACGTCGAGACGCTCATCTACCGCTCGCTCATGGAGTCGGCCGCGTCCGAGCAGGGCGCGCGCCGCACCGCCATGAAGTCGGCGACCGACAACGCCGGCGAGATGATCACCACCCTGTCGCGCAGCTACAACCGCGCGCGCCAGGCCGCCATCACCACCGAGATCGCTGAGATCGTCGGCGGCGCCGCCGCCCTGGAAGACGAGTAA